The following are encoded together in the Manduca sexta isolate Smith_Timp_Sample1 chromosome 22, JHU_Msex_v1.0, whole genome shotgun sequence genome:
- the LOC115452754 gene encoding pericentriolar material 1 protein isoform X8 has protein sequence MKRKKDTFFICSSGNYERFEVLNNLEVYVMAPGNNERHTGHTGTIPKTKARNNCNVPQEAVTPTRRDMTTNLVSTSLDWVPVSEYNSRTNYSQTRKLTNNTSDQELTDLDNSVSFESGFGRFVPVRPQPRALPLNGQSRDNIVSEQHEDGTGSTISGHSLHPYAHQMQNGLIPHSNHAAAAVMIVNPTTPNAVTGNVSQPFNASNQNRNNLSRNINSSRNNFDGNNHLSANNSTPPISNSRSGTKAINLMNNMYEQGQGSFNNLNDSNHVHRESARALGEAIVAACPDAAAVERRLGQIREYIRVTSSLVDTMRNSEDEAFIEHTKEEYDELVEMVMKLKESEENLEKMLIEKRPDNIEVPAEEIGGPIAIAQDIVTRPVSVQSNGSAYSENELWQNEIKNKMELSQMRLAALKQQQKRLLKYQEEAKQQLEEIHRERQSQEVQPSTSHDNFSVMQNQAFSGNYHHANRMYAANQIGVATTLPHTAETLHGQQNMTNNVDNDHLHSTHSTHSQDERLSQRENNIASSEEAAGGGHSEAEDDEILLNERGQMLQMKLRELQMKKQHMENLVSEFQKLQMATRLPTTHNTYSTSGEESAEDEPRKCVKSGNNIKNEDPFKLMEIKAIKTALQKTKDLMRSVENYEAEHLPSGHETSYRDISGPSNIHDNKSEGGGSMSGWSNEGSMCRVRNTLPQRHKFTNEQQHRPQQHHSQQQQLQQHMQQQQLQQQQSHEANIASLQELAQELRMETEKIMGERARIKDMVSNKEVSRKQKKVNEEVLGGGGGGCPGPAERRQLQLRALLADKQRELDALLNKEKVLCSGAEVQKTKPESRSASIVNQSYNSEHEEPEPRAEHTLLSSQSARETENFRGSGGDSMLSGRAMPAAVAHLENTYASDSDNTSRNKSNQRNRPRRRQPQERQADDSNGSQSNITCQNMRSEPRSEASNVNMTQSMSQNGDNPINAPYLHLPPPCWNTKSNQDVRTNQFTQNSHSQTMERLLGTPQMSFPPSMPFNMMMPYGMVGNCGCGCGFWGAWCWQQLVMQQREIHQLREQLNHLEERWRAETASHTLNNQVPPGNRANNYWDNFRSYSRQNLLSTNNKANADGHLSVGPPHNPHPLVERSHNTLHHTSTAPSPCATPKRNTNAISSLQISGQSSQPNNDEPLNRHPRRNVTYERSLSFSSAPDVLNVNQNPDNEVTTAPHARNPEDMSTMTVPNVNINRQESTPVSFRNLNITNPIPEIIQSHSNNLNTPANSKKKSSSKLPAKNSTNRRNYTLDYSQTSNINIASTSEMPNPNLASTSREDKATSKLFDLLRENIYSEVTALIGVNESHPDFLIQLFRELQLISSDALRQKVLQSIRNVLSQYNSIMQSQANESVQEDPRPEAVSTTSAEMNSYNECNPHTMQNNCTSTVQIDNKVVRFLLLKSEETCTPEFLEALASLILTTLEGRYSQQTKRRLLEVLSKYDGMRVCDVSSDIIENLPLFVTTKLDGDSATHSNELSESTILQDVAGSLNMFSSSDTQLHQLNSCPYDIWPGHVHVDIDSTDLNDSGPRSNQEVKVDLINCSEMHNGDLAEADQTCHTEIEEVGVNGHEEVGANAEALPDVVDTEEVTPTEAEAEWLGLDRVPTRLHMEESSGKQKGDFKVIH, from the exons atgaaaagaaaaaaagatacATTCTTCATATGTAG TTCAGGTAACTATGAAAGGTTTGAAGTGTTAAATAATCTCGAAGTGTATGTTATGGCTCCTGGTAACAACGAGCGGCATACAGGTCACACGGGCACCATACCCAAAACAAAAGCAAGGAACAACTGCAATGTACCTCAAGAAGCCGTCACGCCTACAAGGAGAGATATGACGACAAATCTGGTGTCG ACTTCTCTTGACTGGGTGCCTGTGTCAGAATATAACAGTAGAACCAATTACAGCCAGACAAGGAAATTAACTAATAATACATCTGATCAAGAATTGACAGATTTAG ACAACTCTGTGTCCTTTGAAAGTGGATTTGGTAGATTTGTACCTGTTAGGCCTCAACCCCGTGCTTTACCATTAAATGGGCAAAGCAGAGATAATATAGTGTCTGAACAGCATGAAGATGGAACTGGATCTACTATCTCTGGACATAGTCTGCATCCCTATGCTCATCAAATGCAAAATG gaTTAATTCCTCATTCTAATCATGCAGCTGCTGCTGTTATGATTGTAAATCCTACAACACCAAATGCCGTAACTGGGAATGTTTCGCAACCATTTAAC GCTTCCAATCAGAACAGAAATAATCTCTCAAGAAATATAAACTCATCACGAAATAACTTTGATGGTAATAATCACTTAAGCGCTAATAACAGTACTCCACCAATATCGAACTCTAGATCTGGAACTAAAGCTATCAATTTAATGAACAATATGTATGAACAAGGGCAAGGGAGCTTTAATAATCTCAATGATTCTAATCAT GTACATAGAGAATCCGCCCGAGCACTCGGGGAAGCAATAGTTGCGGCCTGTCCCGACGCCGCAGCGGTAGAGAGACGCCTCGGACAGATTCGAGAGTACATAAGAGTTACATCTTCTTTAGTCGACACTATGCGCAATTCAGAAGATGAG gctTTTATTGAACATACAAAAGAAGAATATGATGAATTAGTCGAAATggtaatgaaattaaaagaaagtGAAGAAAACTTAGAAAAAATGCTGATAGAGAAAAGACCAGATAATATTGAAGTTCCTGCTGAAGAAATAGGCGGACCTATCGCAATTGCACAG GATATAGTGACGCGACCAGTATCAGTTCAAAGTAATGGCTCTGCATACAGTGAGAATGAACTTTGGcagaatgaaattaaaaataaaatggaattgtCTCAAATGCGCCTTGCGGCACTCAAACAACAACAAAAGAGACTTCTTAAATACCAG gagGAAGCTAAGCAACAACTAGAAGAAATTCATAGGGAGAGACAATCTCAAGAAGTACAACCCTCTACATCACATGACAATTTTTCAGTTATGCAA AACCAGGCATTCAGTGGCAATTACCATCATGCAAATCGTATGTATGCGGCCAACCAAATCGGTGTAGCGACCACACTGCCACACACGGCGGAGACATTACACGGACAGCAGAACATGACAAACAACGTGGACAATGATCATCTACATTCAACTCATTCGACGCACAGTCAAGATGAGCGCCTTTCTCAACGAGAAAATAATATAGCTAGTAGCGAG gAGGCAGCTGGTGGCGGTCATAGCGAAGCAGAAGATGACGAAATTCTATTGAACGAACGTGGCCAAATGTTGCAGATGAAGTTAAGGGAACTGCAAATGAAAAAACAGCATATGGAAAATTTG GTGTCAGAATTCCAAAAATTACAAATGGCCACTCGTCTTCCTACTACCCATAACACCTATTCGACTTCGGGCGAGGAAAGCGCCGAAGATGAGCCACGGAAAT GCGTTAAATCCGGGaacaatattaaaaacgaaGATCCGTTTAAGCTTATGGaaataaaggcaataaaaaCTGCGCTTCAAAAGACCAAAG ATTTGATGAGATCCGTTGAAAACTACGAAGCTGAACATCTACCAAGCGGCCACGAGACTTCTTATCGTGATATTTCTGGTCCCTCTAATATTCATGATAA TAAATCCGAGGGGGGTGGCAGTATGAGTGGTTGGTCAAACGAGGGTAGTATGTGTCGCGTGCGCAACACATTACCACAGCGGCACAAGTTCACCAACGAGCAGCAACATCGCCCGCAACAACATCACTCCCAACAACAGCAGCTGCAACAACATATGCAACAACAACAATTGCAACAACAGCAAA gtcaCGAAGCCAACATAGCGTCACTTCAAGAACTGGCGCAAGAATTACGAATGGAAACGGAAAAAATTATGGGAGAACGTGCTCGTATTAAAGACATGGTATCTAATAAAG AAGTGAGCCGCAAGCAGAAGAAGGTGAACGAGGAGGTGCTCGGCGGCGGTGGTGGCGGCTGCCCGGGGCCCGCCGAGCGCCGCCAGCTGCAGCTGCGCGCGCTGCTCGCCGACAAGCAGCGCGAGCTCGACGCGCTGCTCAACAAGGAG AAGGTTTTGTGCTCCGGGGCCGAGGTACAAAAGACAAAACCTGAATCGCGTTCTGCGTCGATTGTGAACCAGTCTTATAACAG TGAACATGAGGAGCCCGAGCCGCGAGCAGAACACACACTTCTGAGCTCTCAGAGTGCCAGGGAAACTGAGAACTTTAGg GGTAGTGGAGGCGACAGTATGCTGAGCGGACGCGCCATGCCTGCAGCGGTAGCACATCTGGAAAATACATACGCCAGTGATAGCGACAA TACTTCGAGAAATAAATCGAACCAAAGGAATCGCCCTCGGCGGAGACAACCACAAGAGAGGCAGGCAGATGATAGTAAC gGGTCTCAGTCGAACATCACTTGTCAAAATATGCGCAGCGAACCAAGAAGTGAAGCTTCTAATGTGAACATGACGCAATCGATGTCCCAAAACG gTGACAACCCTATCAATGCGCCGTATTTGCATCTACCGCCTCCTTGTTGGAATACGAAGTCCAATCAG GATGTACGGACGAatcaatttacacaaaatagCCATTCGCAGACCATGGAGCGCCTGTTAGGAACACCACAGATGTCGTTCCCACCATCTATGCCCTTCAACATGATGATGCCTTATG GTATGGTGGGAAATTGTGGGTGTGGCTGCGGATTCTGGGGCGCGTGGTGTTGGCAACAACTCGTCATGCAACAACGAGAGATACATCAACTCAGGGAGCAGCTTAATCAT TTGGAGGAGCGTTGGAGAGCTGAAACTGCTTCTCACACGCTAAACAATCAAGTGCCGCCTGGTAATCGGGCTAATAATTACTGGGATAACTTTAGAAG CTATTCGCGTCAAAACCTCCTCTCAACTAATAACAAAGCAAATGCTGACGGGCACTTGAGCGTTGGGCCGCCTCACAATCCACACCCTTTGGTGGAAAGATCGCATAATACTTTACATCACACATCAACAGCACCGTCCCCATGCGCTACACCAAAAAGGAATACAAATGCTATCAGTTCTTTGCAAATTTCTGGCCAATCATCGCAGCCAAATAACGATGAACCGTTAAATCGGCATCCACGTAGAAATGTGACATATGAGAGATCACTCTCTTTTTCATCTGCACCAGATGTTCTCAATGTAAATCAAAATCCTGATAATGAAGTCACGACTGCTCCCCATGCAAGAAACCCAGAGGACATGAGTACAATGACTGTCCCTAATGTTAACATAAACCGCCAAGAGTCTACCCCTGTTTCATTTAGaaacttaaatattacaaatccaaTACCAGAAATAATACAATCGCATTCTAACAATTTGAACACGCCTGCTAATAGTAAGAAAAAATCGTCCTCCAAGTTACCAGctaaaaattctacaaacaGACGCAATTACACTTTAGACTACTCTCAGACAAGCAATATCAATATTGCAAGCACTTCAGAAATGCCGAATCCTAATTTAGCATCCACTAGCCGAGAAGATAAGGCGACTTCGAAATTGTTTGACCTCCTTAGAGAGAATATTTATTCTGAAGTTACCGCTCTTATTGGGGTAAATGAATCTCATCCGGACTTTTTGATACAACTGTTCAGAGAATTGCAGTTAATCAGTTCAGATGCGTTACGACAAAAAGTACTACAGTCCATACGTAATGTTTTGTCGCAATACAACTCTATAATGCAATCTCAAGCAAATGAGAGCGTGCAAGAAGATCCGAGACCAGAAGCCGTGTCGACAACCTCTGCAGAAATGAACAGTTACAATGAATGTAACCCGCACACAATGCAAAATAATTGCACCAGCACAGTGCAAATTGATAATAAAGTTGTTCGATTTTTACTGTTAAAAAGCGAAGAAACTTGCACACCGGAGTTCCTAGAAGCGTTAGCATCGCTTATTCTTACTACGTTAGAGGGTAGATACTCGCAACAAACAAAGCGTCGACTTCTTGAAGTACTGTCGAAATATGATGGTATGCGGGTTTGTGATGTATCAAGTGATATTATTGAAAACTTGCCCTTATTCGTGACAACTAAATTAGATGGAGATTCTGCGACTCACAGCAATGAGCTTTCCGAGTCCACTATTCTACAAGATGTCGCAGGATCTTTAAACATGTTTAGTTCAAGTGACACGCAACTACATCAACTAAATTCGTGCCCATATGATATTTGGCCAGGGCATGTCCACGTAGACATTGATTCTACCGATTTGAACGACAGTGGACCACGATCCAATCAAGAAGTCAAAGTCGATTTAATCAATTGTTCTGAAATGCATAATGGCGATTTGGCTGAGGCCGACCAAACGTGCCACACGGAGATAGAAGAGGTTGGAGTCAACGGTCACGAAGAAGTAGGGGCCAATGCGGAAGCTTTGCCTGATGTAGTAGACACTGAGGAAGTTACTCCGACAGAG GCGGAAGCGGAATGGCTTGGGCTTGACCGTGTACCAACAAGGCTGCATATGGAAGAATCATCTGGAAAACAAAAAGGTGATTTTAAAGTAATACATTAA